The proteins below come from a single Drosophila kikkawai strain 14028-0561.14 chromosome 3R, DkikHiC1v2, whole genome shotgun sequence genomic window:
- the CtBP gene encoding C-terminal-binding protein isoform X8 codes for MDKNLMMPKRSRIDVKGSFANGPLQARPLVALLDGRDCSIEMPILKDVATVAFCDAQSTSEIHEKVLNEAVGALMWHTIILTKEDLEKFKALRIIVRIGSGTDNIDVKAAGELGIAVCNVPGYGVEEVADTTMCLILNLYRRTYWLANMVREGKKFTGPEQVREAAHGCARIRGDTLGLVGLGRIGSAVALRAKAFGFNVIFYDPYLPDGIDKSLGLTRVYTLQDLLFQSDCVSLHCTLNEHNHHLINEFTIKQMRPGAFLVNTARGGLVDDETLALALKQGRIRAAALDVHENEPYNGALKDAPNLICTPHAAFFSDASATELREMAATEIRRAIVGNIPDVLRNCVNKEYFMRTPPTAAAGGVAAAVYPEAPECARP; via the exons ATGGACAAAAATCTAATGATGCCGAAGCGTTCGCGCATCGATGTGAAGGGAAGCTTTGCCAACGGCCCGCTTCAGGCCCGGCCATTGGTGGCCCTCCTCGATGGACGCGATTGCTCCATCGAAATGCCCATCCTTAAGGATGTGGCCACGGTGGCCTTTTGCGATGCACAGAGCACCTCCGAAATACACGAAAAG gTACTCAACGAGGCAGTGGGAGCACTAATGTGGCACACCATTATCTTGACAAAGGAGGATCTGGAGAAGTTTAAAGCTTTACGCATCATCGTGCGCATCGGCAGCGGCACAGACAACATCGATGTGAAGGCGGCGGGTGAACTGGGCATTGCCGTTTGCAACGTTCCCGGTTATGGAGTTGAAGAGGTGGCGGACACGACGATGTGCTTGATCCTCAACCTCTACAGACGGACATACTGGTTGGCGAATATGGTGCGCGAAGGCAAAAAGTTCACCGGACCCGAGCAAGTGCGGGAGGCAGCGCAT GGCTGCGCACGCATCCGCGGTGACACATTGGGCTTGGTGGGACTTGGTCGCATCGGCAGCGCCGTCGCCCTGCGCGCCAAGGCATTCGGCTTTAATGTCATCTTTTATGATCCCTACCTGCCCGATGGCATCGACAAGTCGCTTGGCCTCACACGCGTCTACACGCTACAGGATCTGCTTTTCCAGTCAGACTGCGTTTCTCTGCATTGTACGCTAAACGAGCACAACCATCATTTAATCAATGAGTTCACAATTAAACAG ATGCGACCTGGTGCATTTCTGGTGAACACCGCCCGGGGCGGTCTGGTCGATGACGAGACTCTGGCGTTGGCGCTGAAACAAGGACGGATAAGGGCAGCCGCATTGGATGTGCACGAAAACGAACCTTACAAT GGCGCACTGAAGGATGCCCCCAATCTGATCTGTACACCGCATGCCGCTTTCTTCAGCGATGCGTCCGCCACGGAGCTGCGCGAAATGGCGGCCACCGAGATCCGTCGAGCGATCGTCGGCAATATTCCAGACGTCCTGAGGAACTGCGTCAACAAGGAGTACTTCATGCGCACGCCGCCGACCGCTGCCGCCGGTGGCGTGGCGGCGGCTGTTTATCCCGAAG
- the CtBP gene encoding C-terminal-binding protein isoform X7 has product MDKNLMMPKRSRIDVKGSFANGPLQARPLVALLDGRDCSIEMPILKDVATVAFCDAQSTSEIHEKVLNEAVGALMWHTIILTKEDLEKFKALRIIVRIGSGTDNIDVKAAGELGIAVCNVPGYGVEEVADTTMCLILNLYRRTYWLANMVREGKKFTGPEQVREAAHGCARIRGDTLGLVGLGRIGSAVALRAKAFGFNVIFYDPYLPDGIDKSLGLTRVYTLQDLLFQSDCVSLHCTLNEHNHHLINEFTIKQMRPGAFLVNTARGGLVDDETLALALKQGRIRAAALDVHENEPYNVFQGALKDAPNLICTPHAAFFSDASATELREMAATEIRRAIVGNIPDVLRNCVNKEYFMRTPPTAAAGGVAAAVYPEAPECARP; this is encoded by the exons ATGGACAAAAATCTAATGATGCCGAAGCGTTCGCGCATCGATGTGAAGGGAAGCTTTGCCAACGGCCCGCTTCAGGCCCGGCCATTGGTGGCCCTCCTCGATGGACGCGATTGCTCCATCGAAATGCCCATCCTTAAGGATGTGGCCACGGTGGCCTTTTGCGATGCACAGAGCACCTCCGAAATACACGAAAAG gTACTCAACGAGGCAGTGGGAGCACTAATGTGGCACACCATTATCTTGACAAAGGAGGATCTGGAGAAGTTTAAAGCTTTACGCATCATCGTGCGCATCGGCAGCGGCACAGACAACATCGATGTGAAGGCGGCGGGTGAACTGGGCATTGCCGTTTGCAACGTTCCCGGTTATGGAGTTGAAGAGGTGGCGGACACGACGATGTGCTTGATCCTCAACCTCTACAGACGGACATACTGGTTGGCGAATATGGTGCGCGAAGGCAAAAAGTTCACCGGACCCGAGCAAGTGCGGGAGGCAGCGCAT GGCTGCGCACGCATCCGCGGTGACACATTGGGCTTGGTGGGACTTGGTCGCATCGGCAGCGCCGTCGCCCTGCGCGCCAAGGCATTCGGCTTTAATGTCATCTTTTATGATCCCTACCTGCCCGATGGCATCGACAAGTCGCTTGGCCTCACACGCGTCTACACGCTACAGGATCTGCTTTTCCAGTCAGACTGCGTTTCTCTGCATTGTACGCTAAACGAGCACAACCATCATTTAATCAATGAGTTCACAATTAAACAG ATGCGACCTGGTGCATTTCTGGTGAACACCGCCCGGGGCGGTCTGGTCGATGACGAGACTCTGGCGTTGGCGCTGAAACAAGGACGGATAAGGGCAGCCGCATTGGATGTGCACGAAAACGAACCTTACAATGTATTTCAA GGCGCACTGAAGGATGCCCCCAATCTGATCTGTACACCGCATGCCGCTTTCTTCAGCGATGCGTCCGCCACGGAGCTGCGCGAAATGGCGGCCACCGAGATCCGTCGAGCGATCGTCGGCAATATTCCAGACGTCCTGAGGAACTGCGTCAACAAGGAGTACTTCATGCGCACGCCGCCGACCGCTGCCGCCGGTGGCGTGGCGGCGGCTGTTTATCCCGAAG
- the CtBP gene encoding C-terminal-binding protein isoform X6 — MDKNLMMPKRSRIDVKGSFANGPLQARPLVALLDGRDCSIEMPILKDVATVAFCDAQSTSEIHEKVLNEAVGALMWHTIILTKEDLEKFKALRIIVRIGSGTDNIDVKAAGELGIAVCNVPGYGVEEVADTTMCLILNLYRRTYWLANMVREGKKFTGPEQVREAAHGCARIRGDTLGLVGLGRIGSAVALRAKAFGFNVIFYDPYLPDGIDKSLGLTRVYTLQDLLFQSDCVSLHCTLNEHNHHLINEFTIKQMRPGAFLVNTARGGLVDDETLALALKQGRIRAAALDVHENEPYNGALKDAPNLICTPHAAFFSDASATELREMAATEIRRAIVGNIPDVLRNCVNKEYFMRTPPTAAAGGVAAAVYPEGALHHRAHSTTPHDGPHSTTNLGSTAVGGPSAAAAAAAVAAALAPPPPPNSSVAAAAAAVAAAAAAAAGLLPSPNNAVPAGPHLSPHHQVGGGMPLGIVSSQSPLSAPDPNNHLSSSSIKAEVKAESAAEAP, encoded by the exons ATGGACAAAAATCTAATGATGCCGAAGCGTTCGCGCATCGATGTGAAGGGAAGCTTTGCCAACGGCCCGCTTCAGGCCCGGCCATTGGTGGCCCTCCTCGATGGACGCGATTGCTCCATCGAAATGCCCATCCTTAAGGATGTGGCCACGGTGGCCTTTTGCGATGCACAGAGCACCTCCGAAATACACGAAAAG gTACTCAACGAGGCAGTGGGAGCACTAATGTGGCACACCATTATCTTGACAAAGGAGGATCTGGAGAAGTTTAAAGCTTTACGCATCATCGTGCGCATCGGCAGCGGCACAGACAACATCGATGTGAAGGCGGCGGGTGAACTGGGCATTGCCGTTTGCAACGTTCCCGGTTATGGAGTTGAAGAGGTGGCGGACACGACGATGTGCTTGATCCTCAACCTCTACAGACGGACATACTGGTTGGCGAATATGGTGCGCGAAGGCAAAAAGTTCACCGGACCCGAGCAAGTGCGGGAGGCAGCGCAT GGCTGCGCACGCATCCGCGGTGACACATTGGGCTTGGTGGGACTTGGTCGCATCGGCAGCGCCGTCGCCCTGCGCGCCAAGGCATTCGGCTTTAATGTCATCTTTTATGATCCCTACCTGCCCGATGGCATCGACAAGTCGCTTGGCCTCACACGCGTCTACACGCTACAGGATCTGCTTTTCCAGTCAGACTGCGTTTCTCTGCATTGTACGCTAAACGAGCACAACCATCATTTAATCAATGAGTTCACAATTAAACAG ATGCGACCTGGTGCATTTCTGGTGAACACCGCCCGGGGCGGTCTGGTCGATGACGAGACTCTGGCGTTGGCGCTGAAACAAGGACGGATAAGGGCAGCCGCATTGGATGTGCACGAAAACGAACCTTACAAT GGCGCACTGAAGGATGCCCCCAATCTGATCTGTACACCGCATGCCGCTTTCTTCAGCGATGCGTCCGCCACGGAGCTGCGCGAAATGGCGGCCACCGAGATCCGTCGAGCGATCGTCGGCAATATTCCAGACGTCCTGAGGAACTGCGTCAACAAGGAGTACTTCATGCGCACGCCGCCGACCGCTGCCGCCGGTGGCGTGGCGGCGGCTGTTTATCCCGAAG GCGCACTGCATCATCGGGCACACAGCACCACGCCGCACGATGGTCCCCACAGCACAACCAACTTGGGCAGCACAGCCGTCGGCGGTCCGTCAGCCGCTGCGGCAGCCGCCGCTGTTGCCGCTGCACtggctccgccgccgccgcccaacTCCTCCGTGGCCGCTGCTGCGGCCGCcgttgccgccgctgctgcagccgcCGCTGGCCTCCTACCATCGCCGAACAACGCTGTGCCCGCGGGGCCGCATTTGTCGCCCCACCACCAGGTGGGTGGTGGAATGCCTCTTGGAATTGTGAGTAGCCAATCG
- the CtBP gene encoding C-terminal-binding protein isoform X1: MDKNLMMPKRSRIDVKGSFANGPLQARPLVALLDGRDCSIEMPILKDVATVAFCDAQSTSEIHEKVLNEAVGALMWHTIILTKEDLEKFKALRIIVRIGSGTDNIDVKAAGELGIAVCNVPGYGVEEVADTTMCLILNLYRRTYWLANMVREGKKFTGPEQVREAAHGCARIRGDTLGLVGLGRIGSAVALRAKAFGFNVIFYDPYLPDGIDKSLGLTRVYTLQDLLFQSDCVSLHCTLNEHNHHLINEFTIKQMRPGAFLVNTARGGLVDDETLALALKQGRIRAAALDVHENEPYNVFQGALKDAPNLICTPHAAFFSDASATELREMAATEIRRAIVGNIPDVLRNCVNKEYFMRTPPTAAAGGVAAAVYPEGLNGGYYTGALHHRAHSTTPHDGPHSTTNLGSTAVGGPSAAAAAAAVAAALAPPPPPNSSVAAAAAAVAAAAAAAAGLLPSPNNAVPAGPHLSPHHQVGGGMPLGIVSSQSPLSAPDPNNHLSSSSIKAEVKAESAAEAP; the protein is encoded by the exons ATGGACAAAAATCTAATGATGCCGAAGCGTTCGCGCATCGATGTGAAGGGAAGCTTTGCCAACGGCCCGCTTCAGGCCCGGCCATTGGTGGCCCTCCTCGATGGACGCGATTGCTCCATCGAAATGCCCATCCTTAAGGATGTGGCCACGGTGGCCTTTTGCGATGCACAGAGCACCTCCGAAATACACGAAAAG gTACTCAACGAGGCAGTGGGAGCACTAATGTGGCACACCATTATCTTGACAAAGGAGGATCTGGAGAAGTTTAAAGCTTTACGCATCATCGTGCGCATCGGCAGCGGCACAGACAACATCGATGTGAAGGCGGCGGGTGAACTGGGCATTGCCGTTTGCAACGTTCCCGGTTATGGAGTTGAAGAGGTGGCGGACACGACGATGTGCTTGATCCTCAACCTCTACAGACGGACATACTGGTTGGCGAATATGGTGCGCGAAGGCAAAAAGTTCACCGGACCCGAGCAAGTGCGGGAGGCAGCGCAT GGCTGCGCACGCATCCGCGGTGACACATTGGGCTTGGTGGGACTTGGTCGCATCGGCAGCGCCGTCGCCCTGCGCGCCAAGGCATTCGGCTTTAATGTCATCTTTTATGATCCCTACCTGCCCGATGGCATCGACAAGTCGCTTGGCCTCACACGCGTCTACACGCTACAGGATCTGCTTTTCCAGTCAGACTGCGTTTCTCTGCATTGTACGCTAAACGAGCACAACCATCATTTAATCAATGAGTTCACAATTAAACAG ATGCGACCTGGTGCATTTCTGGTGAACACCGCCCGGGGCGGTCTGGTCGATGACGAGACTCTGGCGTTGGCGCTGAAACAAGGACGGATAAGGGCAGCCGCATTGGATGTGCACGAAAACGAACCTTACAATGTATTTCAA GGCGCACTGAAGGATGCCCCCAATCTGATCTGTACACCGCATGCCGCTTTCTTCAGCGATGCGTCCGCCACGGAGCTGCGCGAAATGGCGGCCACCGAGATCCGTCGAGCGATCGTCGGCAATATTCCAGACGTCCTGAGGAACTGCGTCAACAAGGAGTACTTCATGCGCACGCCGCCGACCGCTGCCGCCGGTGGCGTGGCGGCGGCTGTTTATCCCGAAG GATTAAATGGCGGCTATTATACAGGCGCACTGCATCATCGGGCACACAGCACCACGCCGCACGATGGTCCCCACAGCACAACCAACTTGGGCAGCACAGCCGTCGGCGGTCCGTCAGCCGCTGCGGCAGCCGCCGCTGTTGCCGCTGCACtggctccgccgccgccgcccaacTCCTCCGTGGCCGCTGCTGCGGCCGCcgttgccgccgctgctgcagccgcCGCTGGCCTCCTACCATCGCCGAACAACGCTGTGCCCGCGGGGCCGCATTTGTCGCCCCACCACCAGGTGGGTGGTGGAATGCCTCTTGGAATTGTGAGTAGCCAATCG
- the CtBP gene encoding C-terminal-binding protein isoform X5, with amino-acid sequence MDKNLMMPKRSRIDVKGSFANGPLQARPLVALLDGRDCSIEMPILKDVATVAFCDAQSTSEIHEKVLNEAVGALMWHTIILTKEDLEKFKALRIIVRIGSGTDNIDVKAAGELGIAVCNVPGYGVEEVADTTMCLILNLYRRTYWLANMVREGKKFTGPEQVREAAHGCARIRGDTLGLVGLGRIGSAVALRAKAFGFNVIFYDPYLPDGIDKSLGLTRVYTLQDLLFQSDCVSLHCTLNEHNHHLINEFTIKQMRPGAFLVNTARGGLVDDETLALALKQGRIRAAALDVHENEPYNVFQGALKDAPNLICTPHAAFFSDASATELREMAATEIRRAIVGNIPDVLRNCVNKEYFMRTPPTAAAGGVAAAVYPEGALHHRAHSTTPHDGPHSTTNLGSTAVGGPSAAAAAAAVAAALAPPPPPNSSVAAAAAAVAAAAAAAAGLLPSPNNAVPAGPHLSPHHQVGGGMPLGIVSSQSPLSAPDPNNHLSSSSIKAEVKAESAAEAP; translated from the exons ATGGACAAAAATCTAATGATGCCGAAGCGTTCGCGCATCGATGTGAAGGGAAGCTTTGCCAACGGCCCGCTTCAGGCCCGGCCATTGGTGGCCCTCCTCGATGGACGCGATTGCTCCATCGAAATGCCCATCCTTAAGGATGTGGCCACGGTGGCCTTTTGCGATGCACAGAGCACCTCCGAAATACACGAAAAG gTACTCAACGAGGCAGTGGGAGCACTAATGTGGCACACCATTATCTTGACAAAGGAGGATCTGGAGAAGTTTAAAGCTTTACGCATCATCGTGCGCATCGGCAGCGGCACAGACAACATCGATGTGAAGGCGGCGGGTGAACTGGGCATTGCCGTTTGCAACGTTCCCGGTTATGGAGTTGAAGAGGTGGCGGACACGACGATGTGCTTGATCCTCAACCTCTACAGACGGACATACTGGTTGGCGAATATGGTGCGCGAAGGCAAAAAGTTCACCGGACCCGAGCAAGTGCGGGAGGCAGCGCAT GGCTGCGCACGCATCCGCGGTGACACATTGGGCTTGGTGGGACTTGGTCGCATCGGCAGCGCCGTCGCCCTGCGCGCCAAGGCATTCGGCTTTAATGTCATCTTTTATGATCCCTACCTGCCCGATGGCATCGACAAGTCGCTTGGCCTCACACGCGTCTACACGCTACAGGATCTGCTTTTCCAGTCAGACTGCGTTTCTCTGCATTGTACGCTAAACGAGCACAACCATCATTTAATCAATGAGTTCACAATTAAACAG ATGCGACCTGGTGCATTTCTGGTGAACACCGCCCGGGGCGGTCTGGTCGATGACGAGACTCTGGCGTTGGCGCTGAAACAAGGACGGATAAGGGCAGCCGCATTGGATGTGCACGAAAACGAACCTTACAATGTATTTCAA GGCGCACTGAAGGATGCCCCCAATCTGATCTGTACACCGCATGCCGCTTTCTTCAGCGATGCGTCCGCCACGGAGCTGCGCGAAATGGCGGCCACCGAGATCCGTCGAGCGATCGTCGGCAATATTCCAGACGTCCTGAGGAACTGCGTCAACAAGGAGTACTTCATGCGCACGCCGCCGACCGCTGCCGCCGGTGGCGTGGCGGCGGCTGTTTATCCCGAAG GCGCACTGCATCATCGGGCACACAGCACCACGCCGCACGATGGTCCCCACAGCACAACCAACTTGGGCAGCACAGCCGTCGGCGGTCCGTCAGCCGCTGCGGCAGCCGCCGCTGTTGCCGCTGCACtggctccgccgccgccgcccaacTCCTCCGTGGCCGCTGCTGCGGCCGCcgttgccgccgctgctgcagccgcCGCTGGCCTCCTACCATCGCCGAACAACGCTGTGCCCGCGGGGCCGCATTTGTCGCCCCACCACCAGGTGGGTGGTGGAATGCCTCTTGGAATTGTGAGTAGCCAATCG
- the CtBP gene encoding C-terminal-binding protein isoform X4 has protein sequence MDKNLMMPKRSRIDVKGSFANGPLQARPLVALLDGRDCSIEMPILKDVATVAFCDAQSTSEIHEKVLNEAVGALMWHTIILTKEDLEKFKALRIIVRIGSGTDNIDVKAAGELGIAVCNVPGYGVEEVADTTMCLILNLYRRTYWLANMVREGKKFTGPEQVREAAHGCARIRGDTLGLVGLGRIGSAVALRAKAFGFNVIFYDPYLPDGIDKSLGLTRVYTLQDLLFQSDCVSLHCTLNEHNHHLINEFTIKQMRPGAFLVNTARGGLVDDETLALALKQGRIRAAALDVHENEPYNGALKDAPNLICTPHAAFFSDASATELREMAATEIRRAIVGNIPDVLRNCVNKEYFMRTPPTAAAGGVAAAVYPEGLNGGYYTGALHHRAHSTTPHDGPHSTTNLGSTAVGGPSAAAAAAAVAAALAPPPPPNSSVAAAAAAVAAAAAAAAGLLPSPNNAVPAGPHLSPHHQVGGGMPLGIPLSAPDPNNHLSSSSIKAEVKAESAAEAP, from the exons ATGGACAAAAATCTAATGATGCCGAAGCGTTCGCGCATCGATGTGAAGGGAAGCTTTGCCAACGGCCCGCTTCAGGCCCGGCCATTGGTGGCCCTCCTCGATGGACGCGATTGCTCCATCGAAATGCCCATCCTTAAGGATGTGGCCACGGTGGCCTTTTGCGATGCACAGAGCACCTCCGAAATACACGAAAAG gTACTCAACGAGGCAGTGGGAGCACTAATGTGGCACACCATTATCTTGACAAAGGAGGATCTGGAGAAGTTTAAAGCTTTACGCATCATCGTGCGCATCGGCAGCGGCACAGACAACATCGATGTGAAGGCGGCGGGTGAACTGGGCATTGCCGTTTGCAACGTTCCCGGTTATGGAGTTGAAGAGGTGGCGGACACGACGATGTGCTTGATCCTCAACCTCTACAGACGGACATACTGGTTGGCGAATATGGTGCGCGAAGGCAAAAAGTTCACCGGACCCGAGCAAGTGCGGGAGGCAGCGCAT GGCTGCGCACGCATCCGCGGTGACACATTGGGCTTGGTGGGACTTGGTCGCATCGGCAGCGCCGTCGCCCTGCGCGCCAAGGCATTCGGCTTTAATGTCATCTTTTATGATCCCTACCTGCCCGATGGCATCGACAAGTCGCTTGGCCTCACACGCGTCTACACGCTACAGGATCTGCTTTTCCAGTCAGACTGCGTTTCTCTGCATTGTACGCTAAACGAGCACAACCATCATTTAATCAATGAGTTCACAATTAAACAG ATGCGACCTGGTGCATTTCTGGTGAACACCGCCCGGGGCGGTCTGGTCGATGACGAGACTCTGGCGTTGGCGCTGAAACAAGGACGGATAAGGGCAGCCGCATTGGATGTGCACGAAAACGAACCTTACAAT GGCGCACTGAAGGATGCCCCCAATCTGATCTGTACACCGCATGCCGCTTTCTTCAGCGATGCGTCCGCCACGGAGCTGCGCGAAATGGCGGCCACCGAGATCCGTCGAGCGATCGTCGGCAATATTCCAGACGTCCTGAGGAACTGCGTCAACAAGGAGTACTTCATGCGCACGCCGCCGACCGCTGCCGCCGGTGGCGTGGCGGCGGCTGTTTATCCCGAAG GATTAAATGGCGGCTATTATACAGGCGCACTGCATCATCGGGCACACAGCACCACGCCGCACGATGGTCCCCACAGCACAACCAACTTGGGCAGCACAGCCGTCGGCGGTCCGTCAGCCGCTGCGGCAGCCGCCGCTGTTGCCGCTGCACtggctccgccgccgccgcccaacTCCTCCGTGGCCGCTGCTGCGGCCGCcgttgccgccgctgctgcagccgcCGCTGGCCTCCTACCATCGCCGAACAACGCTGTGCCCGCGGGGCCGCATTTGTCGCCCCACCACCAGGTGGGTGGTGGAATGCCTCTTGGAATT
- the CtBP gene encoding C-terminal-binding protein isoform X3 codes for MDKNLMMPKRSRIDVKGSFANGPLQARPLVALLDGRDCSIEMPILKDVATVAFCDAQSTSEIHEKVLNEAVGALMWHTIILTKEDLEKFKALRIIVRIGSGTDNIDVKAAGELGIAVCNVPGYGVEEVADTTMCLILNLYRRTYWLANMVREGKKFTGPEQVREAAHGCARIRGDTLGLVGLGRIGSAVALRAKAFGFNVIFYDPYLPDGIDKSLGLTRVYTLQDLLFQSDCVSLHCTLNEHNHHLINEFTIKQMRPGAFLVNTARGGLVDDETLALALKQGRIRAAALDVHENEPYNVFQGALKDAPNLICTPHAAFFSDASATELREMAATEIRRAIVGNIPDVLRNCVNKEYFMRTPPTAAAGGVAAAVYPEGLNGGYYTGALHHRAHSTTPHDGPHSTTNLGSTAVGGPSAAAAAAAVAAALAPPPPPNSSVAAAAAAVAAAAAAAAGLLPSPNNAVPAGPHLSPHHQVGGGMPLGIPLSAPDPNNHLSSSSIKAEVKAESAAEAP; via the exons ATGGACAAAAATCTAATGATGCCGAAGCGTTCGCGCATCGATGTGAAGGGAAGCTTTGCCAACGGCCCGCTTCAGGCCCGGCCATTGGTGGCCCTCCTCGATGGACGCGATTGCTCCATCGAAATGCCCATCCTTAAGGATGTGGCCACGGTGGCCTTTTGCGATGCACAGAGCACCTCCGAAATACACGAAAAG gTACTCAACGAGGCAGTGGGAGCACTAATGTGGCACACCATTATCTTGACAAAGGAGGATCTGGAGAAGTTTAAAGCTTTACGCATCATCGTGCGCATCGGCAGCGGCACAGACAACATCGATGTGAAGGCGGCGGGTGAACTGGGCATTGCCGTTTGCAACGTTCCCGGTTATGGAGTTGAAGAGGTGGCGGACACGACGATGTGCTTGATCCTCAACCTCTACAGACGGACATACTGGTTGGCGAATATGGTGCGCGAAGGCAAAAAGTTCACCGGACCCGAGCAAGTGCGGGAGGCAGCGCAT GGCTGCGCACGCATCCGCGGTGACACATTGGGCTTGGTGGGACTTGGTCGCATCGGCAGCGCCGTCGCCCTGCGCGCCAAGGCATTCGGCTTTAATGTCATCTTTTATGATCCCTACCTGCCCGATGGCATCGACAAGTCGCTTGGCCTCACACGCGTCTACACGCTACAGGATCTGCTTTTCCAGTCAGACTGCGTTTCTCTGCATTGTACGCTAAACGAGCACAACCATCATTTAATCAATGAGTTCACAATTAAACAG ATGCGACCTGGTGCATTTCTGGTGAACACCGCCCGGGGCGGTCTGGTCGATGACGAGACTCTGGCGTTGGCGCTGAAACAAGGACGGATAAGGGCAGCCGCATTGGATGTGCACGAAAACGAACCTTACAATGTATTTCAA GGCGCACTGAAGGATGCCCCCAATCTGATCTGTACACCGCATGCCGCTTTCTTCAGCGATGCGTCCGCCACGGAGCTGCGCGAAATGGCGGCCACCGAGATCCGTCGAGCGATCGTCGGCAATATTCCAGACGTCCTGAGGAACTGCGTCAACAAGGAGTACTTCATGCGCACGCCGCCGACCGCTGCCGCCGGTGGCGTGGCGGCGGCTGTTTATCCCGAAG GATTAAATGGCGGCTATTATACAGGCGCACTGCATCATCGGGCACACAGCACCACGCCGCACGATGGTCCCCACAGCACAACCAACTTGGGCAGCACAGCCGTCGGCGGTCCGTCAGCCGCTGCGGCAGCCGCCGCTGTTGCCGCTGCACtggctccgccgccgccgcccaacTCCTCCGTGGCCGCTGCTGCGGCCGCcgttgccgccgctgctgcagccgcCGCTGGCCTCCTACCATCGCCGAACAACGCTGTGCCCGCGGGGCCGCATTTGTCGCCCCACCACCAGGTGGGTGGTGGAATGCCTCTTGGAATT